Proteins from a genomic interval of Bacillus sp. FSL H8-0547:
- the pyrR gene encoding bifunctional pyr operon transcriptional regulator/uracil phosphoribosyltransferase PyrR has protein sequence MPQKAVVLDQQSIRRALTRIAHEIIERNKGIDSVILVGIKTRGIHLAKRLAERIEQIEGKPVEVGELDITLYRDDLSKKTVNEEPLVKGSDIPADITNKTVILIDDVLYTGRTVRAGLDALIDIGRPSQIQLAVLVDRGHRELPIRADYVGKNIPTSSSEKIVVELMEVDKNDQVAIHEKE, from the coding sequence ATGCCCCAAAAAGCAGTTGTGCTTGACCAGCAGTCAATCAGAAGAGCATTGACGAGAATTGCCCACGAAATCATTGAACGAAACAAAGGCATCGATTCTGTCATTCTTGTCGGGATTAAGACAAGAGGCATCCATCTTGCCAAAAGGCTTGCAGAACGGATCGAACAGATTGAAGGGAAGCCCGTAGAGGTAGGAGAGCTTGACATTACTCTCTATAGAGATGACCTTTCCAAAAAAACAGTGAATGAGGAGCCGCTCGTTAAAGGCTCGGATATTCCTGCAGATATCACAAACAAAACAGTCATCCTGATTGATGACGTCCTTTATACAGGAAGAACAGTCCGCGCAGGGCTTGATGCGCTGATTGACATCGGAAGACCTTCACAGATTCAGCTCGCAGTCCTGGTAGACAGGGGACACAGAGAATTGCCGATCCGGGCAGACTATGTCGGCAAAAACATTCCGACCTCAAGCTCTGAAAAAATTGTTGTCGAACTGATGGAAGTCGACAAAAACGATCAGGTCGCCATACACGAAAAAGAATAG
- a CDS encoding solute carrier family 23 protein gives MKPRKEALQLDIKEIPKPLTWITLSFQHLFAMFGATILVPFLVGLDPAVALISSGLGTLAFLLITKGQVPAYLGSSFAFIAPIIAAKAAEGPEGAMVGSFLAGVVYGLVALLIKIVGYKWIMKLLPPIVVGPVIIVIGLSLAGTAVDMAMNNPEGEYNLTYFSVALVTLAITIVCSVAFKGFVSLIPVLIGITGGYLYALSIGLVDFSKVVGAGLFQKPDFIIPFVTYTPGFSYEIVLLMVPVAVVTLSEHIGHQLVLGKVVERDYLKEPGLHRSILGDGVATMIASLIGGPPNTTYGENIGVLAITRVYSVYIIAGAAVMAVVFGFIGKISALISSIPTPVMGGVSILLFGIIASSGLRMLTDNKIDFGNKRNLVISSVILVIGIGGAMIKVSEQFELHGMAFAAIIGIVLNLVLPGRKAAEREQTAANEHTAA, from the coding sequence ATGAAACCAAGAAAAGAAGCTCTACAGCTTGATATAAAAGAAATCCCAAAGCCGCTCACATGGATCACCCTGAGCTTTCAGCATCTGTTTGCCATGTTTGGAGCAACCATCCTCGTACCCTTTTTGGTCGGACTTGATCCGGCTGTCGCCCTGATCTCAAGCGGACTTGGGACGCTTGCATTTCTGCTGATCACAAAAGGCCAGGTGCCGGCTTATCTGGGTTCCTCATTCGCCTTCATCGCACCAATCATCGCAGCTAAGGCGGCTGAAGGACCTGAAGGCGCAATGGTCGGAAGTTTCCTTGCCGGAGTCGTGTACGGACTTGTAGCCCTGCTAATTAAAATCGTCGGATACAAGTGGATCATGAAGCTTCTGCCTCCGATTGTCGTCGGTCCTGTCATCATCGTCATCGGACTGAGCCTTGCAGGGACTGCAGTAGATATGGCCATGAACAATCCTGAGGGAGAATATAACCTGACCTACTTCTCGGTGGCTCTAGTGACGCTTGCGATAACGATAGTGTGCTCGGTTGCATTCAAAGGCTTTGTCAGCCTGATCCCTGTCCTGATCGGAATCACCGGAGGCTACCTGTACGCACTTTCCATCGGATTGGTTGATTTCAGTAAAGTAGTCGGGGCAGGACTGTTTCAAAAACCGGACTTTATCATACCTTTTGTCACATATACGCCAGGGTTTTCCTACGAAATCGTTCTTCTGATGGTTCCGGTTGCAGTGGTTACTCTGTCAGAGCATATCGGACATCAGCTTGTCCTTGGTAAAGTGGTGGAGAGGGATTATTTGAAAGAACCTGGTCTGCACCGTTCGATCCTTGGAGATGGAGTGGCAACGATGATTGCATCACTTATCGGAGGACCGCCGAATACAACGTACGGTGAAAACATCGGTGTACTTGCCATTACGCGGGTTTACAGCGTCTACATCATCGCAGGTGCCGCGGTTATGGCCGTCGTGTTCGGCTTCATCGGAAAAATTTCAGCCTTGATCAGCTCCATTCCGACGCCTGTCATGGGCGGCGTGTCCATCCTGCTGTTTGGGATTATCGCATCATCAGGATTAAGAATGCTGACTGACAACAAGATTGATTTCGGAAATAAACGAAACCTTGTGATTTCCTCTGTCATCCTGGTCATCGGGATCGGCGGAGCCATGATAAAAGTAAGCGAGCAGTTTGAACTTCACGGCATGGCATTTGCGGCAATCATCGGCATTGTCCTGAACCTGGTCCTACCGGGCCGCAAAGCTGCTGAAAGAGAACAAACAGCTGCAAATGAACATACAGCTGCATAA
- a CDS encoding carbamoyl phosphate synthase small subunit: MIRHLILEDGTIFTGQGFGSEADTMGEVVFHTGMTGYQEILSDPSYCGQIVTLTYPLIGNYGINRDDFETISPFINGFIVKELCEVPSNFRSEFSLDEYFKIKGIPGLAGIDTRKLTRIIRTYGTLKGAFCSEHADVDEVLASLRSVELPRNQVETVSTKTPYPSPGRGCRVVLVDFGMKHGILRELNKRSCDVVVVPHTATAEEILQLNPDGIMLSNGPGDPKDVPHALEMINGVLGKIPLFGICLGHQLFALAGGADTEKMKFGHRGSNHPVKDLSTGKVALTSQNHGYTVTLDSVKATELEVTHLALNDGSVEGLKHKTLPAFTVQYHPEASPGPEDANGLFDQFIDMIETFKKEGINVCQNA; this comes from the coding sequence ATGATCAGACATCTGATTCTCGAAGACGGCACCATTTTTACAGGACAGGGATTTGGAAGCGAAGCGGACACAATGGGAGAGGTAGTGTTCCATACTGGGATGACAGGCTATCAGGAGATTCTCTCTGACCCGTCATACTGCGGGCAGATTGTGACGCTTACTTATCCGCTGATCGGAAACTACGGCATTAACCGCGACGATTTTGAAACGATTTCTCCATTCATCAACGGGTTTATCGTAAAAGAATTATGTGAAGTGCCATCCAATTTCAGAAGCGAGTTTTCTCTGGATGAGTACTTCAAAATCAAGGGGATTCCCGGACTTGCAGGCATAGATACACGCAAGCTGACAAGAATTATCCGCACATATGGAACGTTGAAAGGCGCTTTTTGCTCAGAGCATGCTGATGTAGATGAAGTGCTTGCCTCATTGAGATCAGTGGAGCTCCCAAGAAATCAGGTGGAAACTGTTTCGACTAAAACACCTTATCCAAGCCCGGGACGCGGCTGCAGAGTGGTCCTTGTCGATTTCGGCATGAAACACGGCATCCTTCGCGAACTGAACAAACGCAGCTGCGACGTTGTCGTTGTGCCCCACACGGCCACTGCTGAAGAAATCCTCCAGTTAAATCCCGACGGCATCATGCTGTCAAACGGACCTGGAGACCCGAAAGATGTCCCTCATGCACTGGAGATGATCAACGGAGTGCTCGGGAAAATTCCTCTATTCGGCATCTGCCTCGGCCATCAGCTTTTTGCCCTTGCAGGGGGAGCCGATACGGAAAAAATGAAATTCGGACACCGCGGGTCAAACCATCCGGTAAAAGACCTGTCAACAGGAAAGGTAGCTCTTACCTCTCAAAATCACGGATACACCGTTACCCTTGATTCAGTAAAAGCAACAGAACTTGAGGTCACACATCTTGCATTAAACGACGGATCTGTAGAAGGACTGAAGCATAAAACGCTCCCTGCCTTCACCGTGCAGTACCATCCTGAAGCTTCACCGGGACCTGAAGATGCAAACGGACTATTTGATCAATTTATCGACATGATTGAAACATTCAAGAAAGAAGGGATCAACGTATGCCAAAACGCGTAG
- a CDS encoding dihydroorotase, with translation MQSIIKNGFILTDSGEKVKADILISDGIISEISENIEADAADVIDAEGKLVSPGFIDLHIHLREPGGEHKEMIETGTKAAAAGGFTAVAAMPNTKPVPDHAEQMNWLQDRIKEKASVRVLPYASITVRQAGKELTDFEKLKEAGAFAFTDDGVGVQSAGMMYEAMKKAAETGASIVAHCEDNSLIYKGALHDGEFAKRNGINGIPSICESVQIARDVLLAEAAGCHYHVCHISTKESVRVVRDAKKAGINVTAEVTPHHLLLCDMDIPGLDTNYKMNPPLRGKEDREALIEGLLDGTIDFIATDHAPHTAEEKAEPLSLAPFGIVGLETAFPLLYTRFVESGEWTLKQLVDFLTVKPAETFNLPFGKLEKGRAADLTILDLEEEKTINPETFLSKGKNTPFAGYSCKGWPEATIVEGKIVWKRERVNV, from the coding sequence ATGCAATCTATCATTAAAAACGGCTTTATTCTAACGGACAGCGGAGAGAAAGTGAAAGCCGACATCTTGATTTCAGACGGAATCATCTCAGAGATCAGCGAAAACATCGAAGCAGATGCAGCTGATGTCATTGATGCAGAGGGCAAGCTGGTTTCCCCGGGATTTATCGATTTACATATTCATCTCAGGGAACCTGGCGGAGAACATAAAGAAATGATTGAAACAGGTACGAAGGCTGCTGCTGCAGGAGGATTTACAGCCGTTGCCGCCATGCCTAATACAAAGCCTGTTCCGGACCACGCAGAGCAAATGAACTGGCTGCAGGACAGGATTAAAGAAAAAGCTTCTGTACGAGTTCTTCCGTATGCATCTATCACGGTAAGACAGGCTGGAAAAGAACTGACGGATTTCGAAAAGCTGAAAGAAGCAGGAGCGTTCGCCTTTACAGATGACGGTGTAGGCGTGCAGTCTGCGGGCATGATGTATGAGGCGATGAAAAAAGCGGCAGAGACCGGTGCAAGCATCGTAGCACACTGTGAAGACAACTCGCTGATCTATAAAGGAGCTCTTCATGACGGGGAATTTGCAAAACGGAACGGAATCAATGGCATTCCTTCTATCTGCGAATCTGTGCAGATTGCAAGAGATGTACTGCTGGCTGAAGCTGCAGGCTGCCACTACCACGTCTGCCACATCAGCACGAAAGAATCAGTCAGAGTGGTGCGCGATGCGAAAAAAGCAGGCATAAACGTAACAGCAGAAGTTACGCCGCATCACCTTCTGCTGTGCGACATGGATATCCCCGGACTTGACACAAATTACAAAATGAATCCGCCGCTCCGAGGGAAAGAAGACCGCGAAGCGCTGATTGAAGGACTGCTTGATGGAACAATTGATTTTATCGCGACGGACCATGCTCCGCATACAGCGGAAGAAAAGGCTGAACCTCTGAGTCTTGCTCCATTCGGAATTGTGGGGCTTGAAACGGCATTCCCGCTTTTATATACACGGTTTGTAGAGTCAGGAGAATGGACGCTGAAACAGCTTGTTGATTTTCTGACAGTCAAACCGGCGGAAACTTTCAATCTGCCTTTCGGCAAACTTGAAAAAGGCCGCGCAGCGGATTTGACGATCCTTGATCTGGAAGAAGAAAAAACCATCAATCCGGAAACGTTCCTTTCAAAAGGAAAAAACACACCATTTGCAGGCTATTCATGCAAAGGCTGGCCGGAAGCAACCATCGTTGAAGGCAAAATCGTATGGAAAAGGGAGAGAGTAAACGTATGA
- the carB gene encoding carbamoyl-phosphate synthase large subunit, producing MPKRVDIKKILVIGSGPIIIGQAAEFDYAGTQACIALKEEGYEVILVNSNPATIMTDTEMADKVYIEPLTLEFLTKIIRKERPDALLPTLGGQTGLNMAVQLAEAGVLEECKVEILGTKLSAIQKAEDRDLFRQLMNELHEPVPESDIVHNLEEAYAFIEKVGYPVIVRPAYTLGGTGGGICSNEEELIEIVTSGLKYSPVTQCLLEKSIAGYKEIEYEVMRDKNDSAIVVCNMENIDPVGIHTGDSIVVAPSQTLSDREYQMLRNVSLKIIRALGIEGGCNVQLALDPHSFQYYIIEVNPRVSRSSALASKATGYPIAKLAAKIAVGLTLDEMMNPVTGKTYACFEPALDYIVTKIPRWPFDKFESANRRLGTQMKATGEVMAIGRTLEESLLKAVRSLEADQYHLDLKHAAEFSDEKIEKRIRKAGDERLFYLSEAIRRGVSIETIHEWSGIDLFFLVKIENIIKFERVIEEAKFDAIILEKAKKMGFSDIAVAELWKTTEREVYQFRKQLNLFPVYKTVDTCAAEFESETPYFYGTYEDENESAVTEKESVIVLGSGPIRIGQGVEFDYATVHSVWAIKEAGYEAIIINNNPETVSTDFSISDKLYFEPLTAEDVMHIIELEKPKGVIVQFGGQTAINLADELEARGVKILGTSLEDLDRAENRDKFEHTLNTLGIPQPLGKTATSVEEAVAIASSIRYPVLVRPSYVLGGRAMEIVHEENDLLHYMKNAVKVNPQHPVLIDKYLTGKEIEVDAISDGQNVFIPGIMEHIERAGVHSGDSIAVYPPQTLSEDIKKTITERTIALARGLNIKGLLNIQFVIYKDEVFVIEVNPRSSRTVPFLSKITGVPMANLATKVILGKSLPELGYETGIQPESEGVYVKVPVFSFEKLRRVDITLGPEMKSTGEVMGKDTTLEKALYKGLIASGMKVQNYGQVLLTIADKDKEEGLEVARRFSAIGYQIMATNGTAGYLHENGVEARIVGKIGSESPNMLDIIRTGEAQFVINTLTKGKQPQRDGFRIRRESVENGIPCLTSLDTAKAILRVLESMTFSTEQMPKRVISKEVTYA from the coding sequence ATGCCAAAACGCGTAGACATTAAAAAAATTCTAGTAATCGGATCAGGGCCTATTATCATCGGCCAGGCAGCAGAGTTTGACTATGCAGGAACACAGGCCTGCATCGCTCTTAAAGAAGAAGGCTATGAAGTTATCCTTGTCAACTCAAACCCTGCAACGATCATGACAGATACAGAAATGGCAGACAAAGTGTACATTGAACCCCTGACACTTGAGTTTTTGACAAAAATCATCCGTAAAGAACGCCCGGATGCACTTCTTCCGACGCTTGGAGGCCAAACAGGCCTTAACATGGCGGTTCAGCTTGCTGAAGCAGGGGTTCTTGAAGAATGCAAGGTTGAGATTCTTGGAACAAAACTAAGCGCTATTCAAAAAGCGGAGGACCGCGACCTTTTTCGCCAGCTGATGAATGAGCTCCACGAGCCGGTCCCGGAGAGCGATATTGTCCACAATCTTGAAGAAGCTTACGCTTTTATAGAAAAAGTTGGCTATCCTGTCATCGTAAGACCTGCGTACACACTTGGAGGCACAGGCGGCGGAATTTGCTCAAACGAAGAAGAGCTGATCGAGATCGTGACAAGCGGACTGAAGTACAGTCCGGTCACACAATGTCTTCTGGAAAAAAGCATCGCGGGTTATAAAGAAATCGAATATGAAGTCATGCGTGATAAAAATGACAGCGCCATTGTTGTCTGCAACATGGAAAACATTGATCCTGTCGGCATTCATACAGGCGACTCCATCGTCGTTGCACCAAGCCAGACGCTTAGTGACAGAGAGTACCAGATGCTCAGAAACGTTTCTCTGAAAATTATCCGAGCACTCGGAATCGAAGGCGGATGCAATGTCCAGCTTGCTCTTGATCCGCACAGCTTCCAGTACTACATCATTGAAGTGAATCCGCGTGTAAGCCGCTCATCAGCGCTTGCTTCTAAAGCAACAGGCTACCCGATTGCGAAGCTTGCCGCAAAGATTGCGGTCGGACTTACTCTTGATGAAATGATGAACCCGGTAACAGGCAAGACGTATGCGTGCTTTGAGCCGGCTCTTGACTACATCGTCACGAAAATCCCGAGATGGCCGTTTGATAAATTTGAGTCAGCCAACCGCAGACTCGGAACACAGATGAAAGCAACAGGCGAAGTGATGGCCATCGGCAGAACGCTTGAAGAATCCCTGCTTAAAGCCGTCCGTTCACTTGAAGCGGATCAGTACCATCTCGATTTGAAACATGCAGCCGAATTCAGCGATGAAAAGATTGAAAAGCGAATCCGCAAAGCAGGAGACGAGAGACTGTTCTATCTGTCTGAAGCGATCAGAAGAGGCGTATCAATCGAGACGATTCATGAGTGGAGCGGAATTGACCTTTTCTTCCTTGTAAAAATTGAAAATATCATCAAGTTTGAGCGTGTCATTGAAGAAGCGAAATTTGATGCCATCATTCTTGAAAAAGCGAAAAAGATGGGCTTCTCTGATATCGCTGTTGCTGAACTTTGGAAAACAACAGAGCGGGAAGTATACCAATTCAGAAAACAGCTGAACTTGTTCCCTGTCTATAAAACAGTTGATACATGCGCAGCAGAATTCGAATCTGAAACACCTTACTTCTACGGCACGTATGAGGATGAGAATGAATCGGCTGTTACAGAAAAAGAAAGTGTGATTGTCCTTGGTTCAGGACCGATCCGAATCGGCCAGGGTGTAGAATTCGACTATGCAACCGTACACTCCGTATGGGCCATTAAAGAAGCCGGATATGAAGCGATTATCATCAACAACAATCCCGAAACCGTCTCAACCGATTTCAGCATCTCGGATAAGCTTTACTTTGAGCCGCTGACGGCGGAAGATGTGATGCACATCATCGAACTTGAAAAGCCTAAAGGGGTAATCGTTCAGTTCGGGGGACAGACAGCGATAAACCTTGCGGATGAACTTGAAGCAAGAGGCGTCAAGATTCTTGGAACATCTCTTGAGGATTTGGACCGTGCCGAAAACAGAGATAAATTTGAGCACACATTAAACACGCTCGGCATTCCGCAGCCTCTTGGAAAAACAGCGACATCTGTTGAAGAGGCGGTTGCAATCGCGTCATCCATCCGCTATCCGGTTCTTGTCAGACCGTCATATGTTCTTGGCGGACGAGCAATGGAGATCGTGCATGAGGAAAACGATCTGCTGCATTACATGAAAAATGCTGTAAAAGTTAATCCGCAGCACCCGGTACTAATCGATAAGTATTTAACCGGAAAAGAAATAGAAGTCGATGCGATCTCAGACGGCCAAAATGTCTTTATCCCGGGGATCATGGAGCATATTGAGCGTGCAGGGGTACACTCCGGTGATTCCATCGCCGTATATCCTCCGCAAACACTTTCGGAAGATATCAAAAAGACGATTACTGAACGGACAATAGCACTTGCAAGGGGATTAAACATTAAAGGGCTTCTGAACATCCAGTTTGTCATCTATAAAGATGAAGTATTCGTCATCGAAGTGAATCCAAGATCAAGCCGCACGGTTCCATTCCTAAGCAAAATAACCGGCGTGCCGATGGCGAATCTTGCAACGAAAGTCATACTCGGCAAATCATTGCCTGAACTCGGCTATGAAACGGGCATTCAGCCGGAAAGCGAAGGCGTCTATGTCAAAGTGCCGGTCTTCTCATTTGAGAAGCTGCGCAGAGTGGACATTACGCTCGGTCCTGAAATGAAATCGACAGGCGAAGTGATGGGAAAAGACACAACCCTTGAAAAAGCTCTTTATAAAGGACTGATTGCATCAGGAATGAAAGTGCAGAACTACGGACAGGTCCTGCTGACAATCGCTGACAAGGATAAAGAAGAGGGACTGGAAGTAGCACGCCGCTTCAGTGCAATCGGCTATCAGATCATGGCAACAAACGGAACAGCCGGCTATCTGCATGAGAATGGGGTAGAAGCGAGAATCGTGGGCAAAATCGGCAGCGAGTCACCAAATATGCTCGATATTATTCGCACGGGCGAAGCCCAGTTCGTCATCAATACATTGACTAAGGGGAAACAGCCGCAGCGCGATGGCTTCAGAATCAGACGCGAATCGGTTGAAAACGGGATTCCATGCCTTACATCACTGGACACAGCAAAAGCGATTTTAAGAGTTTTAGAGTCAATGACATTCTCAACTGAACAAATGCCAAAACGAGTAATCAGCAAAGAGGTGACGTACGCTTGA
- a CDS encoding aspartate carbamoyltransferase catalytic subunit, which translates to MKHLLRMSDLPADEILTILKDAEKFRSGKIDSQKTQMFAANLFFEPSTRTRFSFEVAEKRLGLNVLNFDASHSSVQKGETLYDTVRTLEAIGANAVVIRHPEDEYFEELKEKVGIPILNAGDGCGHHPTQSLLDLLTIQQEFGRFEGLTVSIHGDIKHSRVARSNAEVLRRLGANVLLCAPDEWKDETYGTYAETDGAVQASDVVMLLRIQHERHENQTAGGADYHRLYGLTLEREKAMKPRAIIMHPAPVNRGVEIADELVECRRSRIFKQMENGVYVRMAVLKRALEGAASHNKGEAAYAIYH; encoded by the coding sequence ATGAAGCACTTGCTTAGAATGAGTGATCTGCCTGCAGATGAAATTTTAACCATATTAAAAGACGCAGAAAAATTCCGTTCAGGAAAAATAGACAGTCAAAAAACACAGATGTTTGCTGCTAACCTGTTTTTTGAACCGAGCACAAGAACCCGTTTCAGTTTTGAAGTAGCTGAAAAAAGGCTTGGCCTGAACGTCCTTAACTTTGATGCCTCACATTCAAGCGTGCAAAAAGGAGAAACCCTTTATGACACAGTGCGAACGCTTGAGGCAATAGGAGCAAACGCAGTCGTCATCAGACACCCTGAAGATGAATACTTCGAAGAACTGAAAGAGAAAGTCGGAATTCCGATTTTGAATGCAGGAGACGGCTGCGGTCATCATCCTACACAGTCGCTCCTTGATCTGCTGACCATCCAGCAGGAGTTTGGGAGGTTTGAAGGTCTTACGGTCTCCATACACGGTGACATCAAACACAGCCGCGTTGCGCGGTCTAATGCGGAGGTTCTGCGGAGGCTCGGTGCGAATGTCCTGCTCTGTGCGCCTGATGAGTGGAAAGATGAAACATACGGCACATATGCAGAGACAGATGGAGCTGTTCAAGCTTCCGATGTCGTGATGCTCCTGAGAATTCAGCATGAGAGACATGAAAATCAAACCGCAGGCGGGGCTGATTATCACAGACTTTACGGACTTACGTTAGAAAGAGAAAAAGCGATGAAACCAAGAGCCATTATTATGCATCCTGCTCCGGTAAACAGAGGCGTTGAAATTGCAGATGAGCTGGTTGAATGCAGAAGATCACGCATTTTTAAGCAAATGGAAAACGGTGTTTACGTCAGAATGGCCGTTTTAAAACGCGCGCTTGAGGGCGCAGCATCACATAACAAGGGGGAAGCAGCATATGCAATCTATCATTAA
- a CDS encoding RluA family pseudouridine synthase — protein MNSIEIKIDDSNKYERLDKLLASENADWSRSQVQIWIKEGHVKVNDGESRSNYKVQPGDTVTLLIPDPEPLDVLPEEMNLDVYYEDADVLVVNKPKGMVVHPAPGHLSGTLVNGLMAHCKDLSGINGVMRPGIVHRIDKDTSGLLMVAKNDMAHESLVNQLVEKSVTRRYQAIVHGIIQHDKGTVDAPIGRDKQDRQSMTVTNEHSKDAVTHFHVLDRFAGYTLIECQLETGRTHQIRVHMKYIGFPIVGDPKYGPKKTPNIGGQALHAGVLGFKHPRTGEYLEFNAPLPAEFKQVIEDLKKSH, from the coding sequence ATGAACAGCATAGAAATTAAGATTGATGACAGCAATAAATATGAACGCCTTGATAAGCTGCTTGCTTCGGAAAATGCAGACTGGTCAAGAAGCCAGGTCCAGATCTGGATTAAAGAAGGACACGTGAAAGTAAATGACGGGGAGTCAAGAAGCAATTATAAAGTTCAGCCCGGCGATACGGTCACTCTTCTCATTCCGGACCCTGAACCGCTTGATGTTCTGCCGGAAGAAATGAATCTTGATGTTTATTATGAAGATGCAGACGTTCTTGTTGTCAATAAACCTAAAGGAATGGTTGTGCATCCTGCACCGGGACATTTGTCAGGGACGCTTGTCAATGGACTGATGGCCCACTGCAAGGACCTTTCCGGCATTAACGGCGTCATGAGACCGGGCATTGTCCACCGGATTGATAAAGATACATCAGGACTTCTGATGGTTGCCAAAAATGACATGGCGCACGAGTCACTGGTTAATCAGCTTGTAGAAAAATCGGTTACAAGACGTTATCAGGCGATTGTTCATGGGATTATTCAGCATGACAAAGGGACAGTTGATGCTCCGATCGGCCGCGATAAACAGGACCGCCAGAGTATGACGGTTACAAATGAGCACAGCAAGGACGCTGTCACTCATTTTCATGTTCTTGACCGCTTTGCAGGCTACACGCTGATTGAGTGCCAGCTTGAGACAGGCAGAACGCATCAGATCAGAGTTCATATGAAATACATCGGTTTCCCTATTGTCGGCGATCCGAAATACGGCCCGAAAAAAACGCCGAATATCGGAGGCCAGGCGCTTCATGCAGGCGTTCTCGGCTTTAAGCATCCCCGCACGGGCGAGTACCTTGAATTTAATGCTCCGCTCCCTGCTGAATTTAAGCAGGTAATCGAAGATCTGAAAAAAAGTCATTGA
- the lspA gene encoding signal peptidase II has protein sequence MLYYLIALVIIALDQLTKWLIVKELEIGESIPVIENVLYITSHRNQGAAWGILQGQMWFFYVITVIVVAGLVVYIQKYTNGSRLMGIALGLMLGGAIGNFIDRVIHQEVVDFVQTYIGTYPFPIFNVADSALCVGVALLFIVMLLDGKQEKEKVNEQHRN, from the coding sequence GTGCTTTATTATCTCATCGCACTTGTGATTATTGCTCTGGATCAGCTGACAAAATGGCTGATTGTGAAAGAACTTGAAATCGGGGAAAGCATACCGGTTATTGAAAATGTCCTGTATATTACCTCACATCGGAATCAGGGAGCTGCCTGGGGAATTCTTCAGGGCCAGATGTGGTTTTTTTACGTGATTACGGTTATTGTAGTAGCCGGCCTGGTTGTTTATATCCAAAAATATACAAACGGCAGCCGTCTGATGGGGATTGCCCTCGGCTTAATGCTCGGCGGTGCGATCGGGAACTTTATTGACAGAGTGATCCATCAGGAAGTGGTTGATTTTGTCCAAACCTATATTGGTACATACCCGTTTCCAATTTTCAATGTAGCGGATTCTGCACTTTGTGTGGGAGTGGCGCTGCTCTTTATCGTCATGCTTTTAGATGGGAAACAAGAGAAGGAGAAAGTGAATGAACAGCATAGAAATTAA
- a CDS encoding TraR/DksA family transcriptional regulator codes for MSIDAIWHELQLMQRELKSRLFDHCLFDMETEQPHLFYPYKEKTIMGHVKEELNDVERALLKIKNGTYGICEETGLAIELEKLAIIPTARSIHDFAFQELYERKSLPHMNYHPPLYSEAEEYM; via the coding sequence ATGAGTATAGATGCTATCTGGCATGAGCTTCAATTGATGCAGCGAGAGCTTAAGTCAAGGCTTTTTGATCATTGTCTGTTTGATATGGAGACAGAACAGCCTCATTTATTTTATCCATACAAAGAAAAAACAATTATGGGACATGTAAAAGAAGAGCTGAATGACGTTGAGAGAGCGCTCTTGAAAATAAAAAACGGAACGTACGGCATTTGTGAAGAAACCGGCCTTGCAATTGAACTTGAGAAATTAGCGATTATCCCCACTGCAAGAAGCATTCATGATTTTGCTTTTCAGGAACTGTATGAACGAAAATCCCTGCCTCACATGAATTATCATCCACCCCTCTATTCAGAAGCAGAAGAATATATGTAA